In Cyprinus carpio isolate SPL01 chromosome A1, ASM1834038v1, whole genome shotgun sequence, the following proteins share a genomic window:
- the LOC109090858 gene encoding ladderlectin-like: MWISAAFLLFALVVNGVKSQEPFSIGRRCPVGWEKFGTQCFKYFSELKSWAEAEKQCVELGGNLASIHNQLTHNFLKTFVKKYGKGNTRTWIGAYDAPQNFIWFWSDGSKFEFSDWHSGEPNNSGGNENCVEMGYGDENRWNDAECSTLLSFICYRTARIDF, from the exons ATGTGGATTTCTGCAGCATTCCTCCTTTTTGCGTTGGTTGTAAATGGAGTCAAGTCTCAAG aacCTTTCAGCATTGGTCGAAGATGCCCCGTGGGCTGGGAGAAATTTGGAACACAATGCTTTAAATATTTCAGCGAGTTAAAATCATGGGCTGAAGCAGAG AAACAATGTGTTGAACTTGGAGGAAACCTTGCATCTATCCACAATCAACTCACTCACAATTTCCTAAAAACCTTTGTGAAAAAATATGGTAAAGGCAACACCCGTACCTGGATTGGTGCTTATGATGCACCACAG AATTTTATCTGGTTTTGGAGTGACGGATCAAAGTTTGAGTTCAGTGACTGGCATTCTGGTGAACCAAATAATTCAGGAGGAAATGAAAATTGTGTGGAAATGGGCTATGGAG ATGAGAACCGCTGGAATGATGCAGAGTGCAGTACTcttctcagtttcatctgttacAGAACAGCTAGAATTGATTTCTAA
- the LOC109085054 gene encoding tripartite motif-containing protein 2-like: MEAQQASPDSSSEECTVLEALPGKGTALICSQHKGKVSALYCLACENPVCVDCMNGEHAEHPTDSLENIVDQHLAALQDRVDSAKNRLPQIREAVQCLRDILQQLNSQRSSIEEDIHSSFSELHKTLDTRKSVLLMELEVTYGLKQKVLQAQLDTLLQEEAAINYNCSLTGEALDGGNKAVILQTHKDVGERLSDLASQGLPLQPEENDQLDLMMEIEGLRKSIHNLGTIVTTNAVASQTEVSGDGLEQCVVGQPATVIITTRDKSGGLCKTGNAIISAEVCTPGGSVADGEIVDLKNGTYEFQYTVKKEGNFSLALRLYDQHIKGSPFQLKVTSSPDDSSPTTTAANAASTGSSDGGARKRSAKSPGSRSRQKGVRRGGSLFSTPKKKVNPIEDDLIFRIGTKGRNKGEFTNLQGVAACSEGKILIADSNNQCVQIFSNTGEFHSRFGVRGRSPGQLQRPTGVAVHPNGDIIIADYDNKWVSIFSSEGKYKAKLGSGRLMGPKGVSVDQNGHVIVVDNKACTVFIFQPSGKLVTKFGSRGNGDRQFAGPHFAAVNNNNEIIITDFHNHSVKVFNADGEFLLKFGSNGEGNGQFNAPTGVAVDVNGNIIVADWGNSRIQVFDGSGSFLSYINTAADPLYGPQGLALTSDGHVVVADSGNHCFKVYRYLQ, translated from the exons ATGGAGGCACAGCAAGCTTCTCCTGACAGCAGCAGTGAGGAATGTACTGTACTAGAGGCTCTGCCTGGCAAGGGAACTGCGCTAATTTGCTCTCAACACAAAGGAAAA GTGTCTGCGTTGTACTGTTTGGCTTGTGAGAATCCAGTATGTGTGGACTGTATGAATGGAGAACATGCTGAACACCCCACTGATTCACTGGAAAATATTGTGGACCAGCATTTAGCGGCACTGCAGGACAGAGTGGATTCAGCTAAGAACAG GCTTCCTCAGATAAGAGAAGCAGTTCAGTGTTTGAGAGACATTCTGCAGCAGTTGAACTCTCAGCGCAGCTCCATAGAGGAAGACATCCACTCCTCTTTCAGCGAGCTCCACAAAACTCTTGATACACGCAAGAGCGTCCTGCTCATGGAGCTGGAAGTCACTTATGGACTGAAGCAGAAG GTTTTGCAGGCTCAGTTAGACACTCTTCTGCAGGAGGAAGCTGCCATCAACTATAACTGCAGTCTGACCGGCGAAGCCCTGGACGGGGGAAACAAGGCTGTCATTCTGCAGACCCATAAAGACGTGGGAGAGAGACTCAGTGACCTGGCTAGCCAGGGCCTTCCTCTTCAGCCCGAGGAGAACGACCAGCTGGATCTCATGATGGAGATCGAAGGACTTCGCAAATCCATCCACAACCTGGGGACTATCGTCACCACCAATGCCGTGGCCAGTCAGACCGAGGTATCAGGTGATGGTCTGGAACAGTGTGTTGTGGGCCAGCCGGCAACTGTCATCATAACCACAAGAGACAAGTCTGGAGGACTGTGTAAGACGGGTAACGCCATCATCTCAGCAGAAGTCTGCACGCCGGGTGGCAGCGTTGCAGACGGCGAAATTGTGGACCTTAAAAATGGAACGTATGAATTCCAATACACGGTGAAGAAAGAGGGAAATTTTAGTCTAGCGCTTAGACTTTATGATCAGCATATTAAAGGAAGCCCCTTCCAGTTAAAGGTCACCAGCTCTCCGGATGATTCTTCACCCACCACCACCGCAGCCAATGCTGCATCCACGGGATCCAGCGATGGTGGGGCACGGAAACGGAGCGCCAAGTCCCCAGGGAGCAGAAGCCGGCAGAAGGGTGTCAGACGGGGAGGAAGCTTGTTCAGCACCCCAAAAAAGAAAGTGAACCCAATCGAGGATGACCTCATTTTTAGAATAG GAACAAAAGGGAGGAATAAAGGAGAGTTCACTAACCTCCAGGGAGTAGCAGCTTGTTCAGAAGGAAAAATCTTAATTGCAGACAGTAACAATCAGTGCGTGCAG ATATTTTCAAACACGGGAGAGTTTCATAGCCGGTTCGGGGTACGTGGCCGTTCACCGGGGCAACTGCAGCGGCCCACTGGAGTAGCTGTGCATCCAAATGGGGACATCATCATTGCTGACTATGACAATAAGTGGGTTAGCATCTTCTCCAGCGAGGGCAAATACAAG GCTAAGCTGGGCTCAGGAAGGCTGATGGGTCCAAAGGGTGTATCAGTGGATCAGAATGGTCATGTTATCGTTGTGGACAACAAGGCTTGTACTGTTTTCATCTTCCAGCCCAGTGGGAAACTCGTCACTAAGTTTGGCAGCAGGGGAAACGGCGACAGACAGTTTGCAG GCCCACACTTTGCAGCTGTCAATAACAACAATGAAATAATCATCACAGACTTCCATAACCACTCTGTTAAG GTATTTAATGCAGATGGTGAATTCTTGCTAAAATTTGGCTCAAATGGTGAAGGGAACGGTCAGTTCAATGCTCCCACAGGGGTTGCTGTGGATGTCAATGGGAACATTATTGTGGCAGACTGGGGAAACAGTCGGATACAG GTGTTTGACGGGAGTGGATCGTTCCTGTCCTACATCAATACAGCGGCCGACCCTCTCTACGGGCCGCAGGGTCTCGCTCTGACCTCGGATGGCCATGTTGTGGTGGCTGATtctgggaaccactgctttaaagtgTACCGCTACCTGCAATGA